One segment of Neobacillus endophyticus DNA contains the following:
- a CDS encoding precorrin-2 dehydrogenase/sirohydrochlorin ferrochelatase family protein codes for MNPYYPIMLRLEGKKALVVGGGKVAERKVTGLLEAGAIITVISPDVTEGLRLLANEGKVIWQPKEFSPSDVKDALLIFAATSDKRANRLVKASAQPHQLVTMADGLDTSDFHVPSKLKRGQLIIAVSTGGASPTLARRIRAMLEEQFDPSYEDYLEFLFSKRLWILKNVEEASLKRKLLTAIASKVFLTSCKREEDFMKIYNDLIEADS; via the coding sequence GTGAACCCCTATTATCCAATTATGCTCCGGCTTGAAGGGAAAAAAGCTCTGGTAGTTGGCGGCGGCAAGGTTGCTGAACGAAAGGTTACGGGACTGCTGGAAGCTGGAGCCATAATAACGGTAATCAGCCCTGATGTGACTGAAGGACTTAGACTCCTTGCTAATGAAGGGAAAGTTATATGGCAGCCTAAAGAATTTTCGCCCTCTGACGTAAAGGATGCCCTGCTGATTTTTGCGGCAACCAGTGATAAAAGGGCAAATCGCCTTGTGAAAGCTTCAGCACAGCCGCATCAGCTTGTAACCATGGCTGATGGCCTGGACACATCCGACTTTCATGTGCCTTCCAAGCTAAAACGCGGCCAGCTAATAATTGCTGTGTCAACAGGTGGTGCCAGCCCAACACTTGCGCGGAGAATTCGTGCAATGCTTGAAGAACAATTTGATCCATCCTATGAGGATTATTTGGAATTTCTGTTTTCCAAACGGCTTTGGATTCTTAAGAATGTAGAAGAGGCCTCCTTGAAAAGAAAGCTTTTAACCGCGATCGCCAGCAAAGTGTTTTTAACCAGCTGCAAACGGGAAGAGGACTTTATGAAAATATATAATGACCTGATAGAAGCGGATTCCTGA
- the nirD gene encoding nitrite reductase small subunit NirD, producing the protein MLQTITRIPVAHYSNLKQRTGYSIKIADKEIALFKVTNGSVYALENHSPHPKGGVLSEGLVSGDYVYCPVYDWKISLIDGLVQAPDKGKVQTYIVEVEDDIIFIKI; encoded by the coding sequence ATGCTGCAAACCATTACACGAATTCCCGTCGCCCATTATTCTAATTTGAAACAAAGAACAGGCTACTCTATTAAAATTGCCGACAAAGAAATTGCTTTATTTAAAGTAACGAACGGCTCAGTATATGCCCTTGAAAACCACAGTCCCCATCCCAAAGGCGGTGTCCTTTCCGAGGGACTGGTCAGCGGCGATTATGTATATTGTCCTGTCTATGATTGGAAAATCTCATTAATAGACGGTTTGGTCCAAGCACCAGATAAAGGAAAAGTTCAGACTTATATAGTTGAGGTAGAAGATGATATAATCTTTATTAAAATATAA
- a CDS encoding MurT ligase domain-containing protein, whose translation MKAQLAIWAGKTAGALSKVMGNSGSTIPGVVARKVDIRFLRQLRKHTNTIIYITGTNGKTTTTNLIAHLLESSGKKVISNREGANMVTGIAAAIVRNAPVIGWPKNDIAVMEVDEASLPKAVIDCPPDYLIVMNFFRDQLDRYGEVDLLIDKMKDCLRKIDVKLILNADDPLVHRFSELEKDQIYVGFEANAGRFPSCKMSESKYCPDCQNELTYSDIHYAQLGHYHCSCGFSRPQVTMAAKRVSQGAKGLKIVIEDEEYTTKLKGMYNAYNALFAISACQLLGLAPKEIRTGLVTSQKAEGRMQEFIIGRDVWRLNLVKNPAGANVTLSEFFQRKQRKQLIFCLNDYPADGEDISWIWDIDMEIADKSEVDAYIASGTRAYDAALRLKYAGISEEKIRVIPSLKQAVLYAINKEIPVNIMATYTCLTPLVRILSEEERKRREGNLGAATVPLLPRHAKLVWGQRKYHLLNETMRVAGNQRSGRGNKES comes from the coding sequence ATGAAAGCACAATTAGCAATATGGGCGGGGAAAACGGCAGGGGCACTTAGTAAGGTAATGGGTAATAGCGGGAGCACCATTCCCGGAGTGGTCGCCAGGAAAGTGGACATCAGATTTCTTCGTCAGTTAAGGAAGCATACAAATACGATTATTTATATTACAGGAACCAATGGAAAAACTACGACTACAAACTTGATAGCCCATCTTCTGGAATCTTCAGGAAAAAAGGTCATTTCCAATCGGGAGGGGGCTAATATGGTCACAGGGATTGCCGCCGCCATTGTTCGAAATGCCCCAGTTATTGGGTGGCCTAAAAATGATATTGCAGTGATGGAAGTAGATGAGGCAAGTCTTCCAAAAGCAGTCATCGATTGTCCGCCAGATTATTTGATCGTCATGAATTTCTTTCGTGACCAACTGGATCGATATGGTGAAGTTGATTTGTTAATAGATAAAATGAAAGATTGTCTAAGAAAGATTGATGTTAAGCTTATCCTAAATGCAGATGACCCGCTTGTTCATCGGTTTTCTGAGTTGGAAAAGGATCAAATATATGTAGGATTTGAGGCGAATGCTGGACGTTTTCCATCCTGCAAAATGAGTGAATCAAAATATTGCCCAGATTGTCAAAATGAACTGACTTACAGCGATATACATTATGCACAATTAGGCCATTATCATTGCTCTTGCGGATTTTCGCGGCCTCAAGTAACAATGGCGGCTAAAAGGGTCTCTCAGGGTGCAAAAGGGCTTAAAATTGTAATTGAGGATGAGGAATATACAACCAAATTAAAAGGAATGTACAATGCCTATAATGCTCTGTTTGCCATAAGCGCGTGCCAATTGCTGGGTTTGGCGCCAAAAGAAATTAGGACAGGGCTTGTTACCAGCCAAAAAGCTGAAGGAAGAATGCAAGAATTTATTATTGGAAGAGATGTTTGGAGGCTGAATCTTGTTAAAAATCCAGCAGGAGCTAATGTCACTCTATCTGAGTTTTTTCAGAGGAAGCAAAGAAAGCAGTTGATCTTTTGCCTAAATGACTATCCAGCTGATGGTGAAGATATCTCCTGGATCTGGGATATTGATATGGAGATTGCCGATAAATCAGAGGTTGATGCTTATATCGCCAGCGGAACGAGGGCGTATGATGCTGCACTAAGATTGAAATACGCAGGAATTTCGGAAGAGAAAATCAGAGTTATTCCTAGTTTAAAGCAAGCCGTTCTTTATGCAATAAATAAGGAAATTCCAGTAAATATTATGGCTACCTATACATGCCTGACACCTCTCGTTAGGATATTATCAGAGGAAGAAAGAAAAAGAAGGGAGGGAAACCTTGGAGCTGCTACTGTACCACTTTTGCCCAGACACGCTAAACTTGTATGGGGACAAAGGAAATATCATCTGCTTAATGAAACGATGCGAGTGGCGGGGAATCAACGTTCGGGTCGTGGAAATAAAGAATCCTGA
- the aceB gene encoding malate synthase A yields the protein MSTQTRGIEVVGALRAQYDEILTPEALQFIEELERNFGTRRVELLQSRKIRQEEINNGKLPDFLPETKHIRNSEWTIAPLPQDLQDRRVEITGPTDRKMVINAMNSGAKLFMADFEDATSPKWENIVEGQINLRDAVNRTICFANPTGKKYELKEKTAVLMVRPRGLHLEEKHMLLDGKPMSGSFIDFGLYFFHNVHTLKAKGTGPYFYLPKLESYLEARLWNDVFIFAQEKLGILQGTIKATVLIETILAAFEMDEILFELKEHSAGLNCGRWDYIFSYLKKLRSQKDVILPDRSQVTMTVPFMRSYSLLTIQTCHRRKAPAMGGMAAQIPIKNNPQANEEAYAKVRADKEREARDGHDGTWVAHPGLVPVAMEVFNREMPTPNQIHTPKQQKITVTAQDLLEIPNGTITEEGVRTNINVGIQYVASWLAGRGAVPIHNLMEDAATAEISRAQLWQWIRHPKGLLKDGRKITAEMYQELKQEELEKIKQEIGAENIVSGHLDAAEKLFDRLILNDEFVDFLTLPGYELL from the coding sequence ATGTCGACGCAAACAAGGGGTATTGAAGTAGTTGGGGCCTTGAGGGCTCAGTATGACGAGATTCTAACACCTGAAGCATTACAATTCATCGAAGAATTAGAACGGAATTTCGGAACACGAAGAGTGGAACTGTTACAGTCCAGAAAAATACGTCAGGAAGAAATTAATAATGGAAAATTACCGGACTTCCTTCCTGAAACCAAGCATATCCGAAACAGTGAATGGACCATTGCTCCGCTGCCACAGGATCTTCAAGATCGCCGGGTGGAAATTACCGGTCCGACGGATAGAAAGATGGTCATCAACGCGATGAACTCAGGTGCTAAATTGTTCATGGCGGATTTTGAAGATGCTACTTCACCAAAATGGGAAAATATCGTTGAAGGACAAATCAATCTTAGAGATGCAGTAAATCGGACGATCTGTTTTGCAAACCCCACTGGGAAAAAGTACGAATTAAAAGAAAAAACAGCTGTGCTAATGGTAAGACCGCGGGGGCTGCACTTGGAAGAAAAGCATATGTTATTGGACGGAAAACCAATGTCCGGCAGTTTTATTGATTTTGGATTGTACTTTTTTCATAACGTTCACACCCTAAAGGCAAAAGGAACAGGTCCATATTTTTACCTGCCTAAGCTTGAAAGCTATTTGGAAGCAAGGCTTTGGAATGATGTTTTTATTTTTGCTCAAGAAAAGCTTGGCATCCTACAAGGCACCATTAAAGCAACGGTTTTAATCGAAACCATTTTGGCAGCATTTGAAATGGACGAAATTCTGTTTGAGTTAAAGGAACATTCTGCCGGGTTAAACTGCGGGAGATGGGATTATATTTTCAGCTACTTGAAAAAGCTGCGCAGTCAAAAGGATGTTATTCTTCCAGACCGCTCGCAGGTGACGATGACTGTACCTTTCATGCGATCTTACTCATTACTTACCATACAAACTTGTCACCGCCGCAAAGCTCCGGCAATGGGCGGAATGGCGGCACAAATTCCAATTAAAAATAACCCGCAGGCAAACGAAGAAGCATATGCCAAAGTACGGGCGGATAAAGAACGGGAAGCGCGTGACGGCCATGATGGGACATGGGTAGCCCATCCGGGACTTGTACCGGTAGCAATGGAAGTTTTCAACCGTGAAATGCCAACACCTAACCAAATTCATACGCCAAAACAACAGAAAATTACCGTTACTGCACAAGATTTATTGGAAATTCCAAATGGAACGATTACAGAAGAAGGCGTGCGAACTAATATTAATGTAGGTATTCAGTATGTAGCATCATGGCTGGCAGGAAGAGGCGCCGTACCCATCCATAATTTGATGGAAGATGCAGCAACAGCAGAAATTTCACGCGCCCAGCTTTGGCAGTGGATTCGCCATCCAAAAGGATTATTGAAAGATGGCCGCAAAATAACCGCTGAAATGTATCAAGAGTTAAAGCAAGAAGAATTGGAAAAAATCAAGCAGGAAATCGGTGCTGAAAACATTGTTTCAGGACACTTGGATGCAGCTGAAAAACTATTTGACCGTTTAATTCTAAATGACGAATTTGTCGATTTCTTAACATTGCCGGGGTACGAATTACTTTAG
- a CDS encoding YueI family protein — translation MKKPTVEDVLNQGIYGPLETKPEERREFLGTLRERVIVVLTKRQVAEPKVYPQIEKFMKEYPKARLFLNGGLSYGELSKYIKIAAKMKVEHTIVTNKSHDTEMGLVLAMDFAIDKEDIYLTKNIEPIKVVKKNKSLLQKIFKKRKKD, via the coding sequence ATGAAAAAGCCTACAGTTGAAGATGTGTTAAACCAAGGAATATATGGGCCGTTAGAAACAAAGCCGGAGGAGCGGAGGGAATTTTTGGGGACATTGCGAGAGCGTGTCATCGTCGTACTTACCAAAAGGCAGGTAGCCGAACCAAAGGTATATCCACAAATTGAGAAATTTATGAAGGAATATCCTAAGGCTCGCCTGTTCTTAAATGGGGGATTAAGCTATGGAGAGTTGTCTAAATATATTAAAATTGCCGCTAAAATGAAAGTAGAGCACACAATTGTGACCAATAAAAGCCACGATACTGAGATGGGGCTGGTTTTGGCAATGGATTTTGCGATTGACAAGGAGGATATTTACCTGACAAAAAATATTGAACCAATTAAAGTAGTGAAAAAAAATAAGAGCCTATTGCAAAAAATCTTTAAAAAGAGGAAAAAGGATTAA
- a CDS encoding lipid II flippase Amj family protein, whose protein sequence is MSLITNKLIIISIFLLIITMIETLAYSIRISGARVRLIATALSLFSTMVILSRFSTMIQQPLTAKLIADAPKAHKLVFIAEQYRILIGVTTFGVCLGILLFPTFIRIFSRAIVQLSNERGSIISLFGKWVNPEGLKKAGKCLTMPRISDLNGITLDTIPKRLFALNVIITGIYTVGVLSSLYASLLVPKDYAQAAVMSSGIINGVATILLTLFIDPKASVLADRVVKNQSSYIYLKSYSLTMVGSKLLGTVLAQILFIPAAYYVAWFSKFI, encoded by the coding sequence ATGAGTTTGATTACCAATAAATTAATCATTATTTCCATTTTTCTTTTGATCATTACGATGATTGAAACACTAGCCTATTCCATAAGGATTTCCGGTGCCCGGGTACGGTTAATTGCCACAGCTCTTTCTTTGTTTAGCACGATGGTCATCCTCTCAAGATTTTCAACGATGATCCAACAGCCTCTGACAGCAAAGCTGATTGCTGATGCACCCAAGGCACATAAGCTCGTTTTCATTGCGGAACAATATCGGATTTTGATTGGGGTAACAACATTCGGAGTTTGTTTGGGGATTCTGCTATTCCCTACTTTCATTCGCATATTTTCAAGAGCCATTGTCCAATTGTCGAATGAACGGGGTTCTATTATCTCTTTATTCGGAAAATGGGTTAATCCGGAAGGTTTAAAGAAAGCTGGCAAGTGTTTAACGATGCCGCGGATATCCGATTTAAATGGGATTACATTGGACACCATTCCCAAAAGGTTATTTGCCCTAAATGTCATTATTACTGGGATTTACACGGTTGGCGTGCTTTCTTCGTTGTATGCATCCCTGCTCGTGCCGAAAGATTATGCCCAGGCCGCGGTTATGTCTTCAGGAATTATAAATGGAGTGGCAACGATTTTACTAACCTTATTTATAGATCCTAAAGCATCTGTATTAGCGGACAGGGTGGTCAAAAATCAAAGCAGCTATATTTATTTGAAAAGCTATTCATTGACCATGGTCGGATCGAAATTGCTTGGAACTGTTCTTGCACAGATTCTGTTTATACCTGCTGCGTATTATGTTGCTTGGTTTTCCAAGTTTATTTAG
- the cobA gene encoding uroporphyrinogen-III C-methyltransferase — protein MRIGKVFLVGAGPGDIGLITVKGLEAIKRAEVILFDRLANPKLLEFAPANCEMIYCGKLPDRHFLRQNHINELLAEKALEGKIVVRLKGGDPGVFGRVGEEAEVLAQYQVPFEIIPGITSGVAAPLYAGIPVTHREHAESFAVVTAHDKSDDGRPVLDWEGLARGVDTIAFYMGVGNLPFICENLLKHGKPASTPVIMIQWGTFGRQKTLQGTLADIAVKAAEEKFSNPAIILVGSVVSLREKISWFEKKPLYGRQILLARIGVESSALAKILVDQGADVIEFPKWKRKPVEVDLTNITAYDNILFASPESVTEFFAAVFAEKIDVRKITAHFFGASMKTIKTLNGRGFHASLSEEIPQEGSLLLVGDESIKEKGYDSADYLVTSKKELDHAFLPILKRMLEEAAVNTVVFPCSASVQPVIQVLEECGVIDVREYLNKVQVIAMGKQTLEATVAEGISIAEIPEKATKEALVDFLTRNQNWVNR, from the coding sequence ATGAGAATAGGGAAGGTATTTTTGGTAGGTGCAGGACCGGGAGATATTGGTTTAATTACTGTAAAAGGGTTAGAAGCTATTAAGCGGGCAGAGGTCATTTTATTTGACCGGCTTGCAAATCCAAAGCTATTGGAGTTTGCTCCGGCAAATTGTGAAATGATCTACTGCGGCAAATTGCCGGACCGTCACTTTTTACGGCAAAACCATATTAATGAATTGCTCGCGGAGAAAGCGTTAGAGGGAAAAATAGTGGTCCGTCTTAAGGGCGGTGACCCGGGCGTTTTTGGCCGTGTCGGTGAAGAAGCCGAGGTTTTAGCTCAATACCAAGTACCTTTCGAAATTATACCAGGTATTACATCGGGGGTAGCAGCCCCGCTTTATGCCGGAATTCCTGTTACACACAGGGAGCATGCGGAATCATTTGCAGTGGTAACTGCACATGACAAATCGGATGATGGACGACCGGTACTTGATTGGGAAGGCCTGGCCCGCGGTGTCGATACAATTGCATTTTACATGGGTGTTGGCAATTTGCCGTTTATTTGCGAAAATCTTTTAAAACATGGAAAGCCCGCATCTACACCAGTCATTATGATCCAGTGGGGGACATTCGGACGCCAAAAGACATTACAGGGAACACTGGCAGATATTGCGGTCAAGGCGGCTGAGGAGAAATTCAGCAACCCTGCGATTATTTTAGTGGGATCAGTGGTCTCCTTAAGGGAGAAAATCAGTTGGTTTGAGAAAAAACCACTTTACGGCAGACAAATTCTACTTGCCCGCATAGGTGTCGAATCAAGTGCTTTAGCAAAAATACTAGTGGACCAAGGTGCTGATGTGATTGAATTTCCAAAGTGGAAAAGGAAACCTGTGGAAGTCGATCTTACGAACATCACTGCTTATGACAACATTTTGTTTGCTTCACCTGAAAGTGTGACTGAATTTTTCGCTGCAGTTTTTGCAGAAAAAATAGACGTTCGAAAAATCACGGCCCATTTCTTTGGAGCGTCTATGAAAACAATAAAGACTCTAAATGGGCGAGGCTTTCATGCGAGTCTGTCAGAGGAGATACCACAAGAAGGGAGTTTGCTTCTTGTAGGAGATGAGAGCATAAAGGAAAAAGGTTATGATTCAGCTGATTACTTGGTGACAAGCAAGAAGGAACTTGACCACGCGTTCTTGCCGATTTTAAAACGGATGCTGGAGGAAGCCGCTGTAAACACGGTTGTGTTTCCATGCAGTGCTTCAGTACAGCCGGTTATTCAGGTGCTCGAAGAATGCGGTGTAATTGACGTTCGTGAGTATTTGAATAAGGTTCAAGTGATTGCCATGGGAAAACAGACGCTTGAGGCCACCGTTGCAGAGGGCATTTCGATAGCTGAGATTCCAGAAAAGGCCACAAAGGAAGCGTTGGTAGATTTTTTAACAAGAAACCAAAATTGGGTGAACCGCTAG
- the nirB gene encoding nitrite reductase large subunit NirB, with the protein MKKLVMIGNGMAGIRTIEEILKLAPEQFKITIFGKEPYPNYNRIKLSNILQGDTSFEEIIMNPLDWYQENHIQLYTGEAVTTIDVEAKHVISDQGRVVEFDELIIATGSKSFILPIPGADKHGVTGFRDIQDCEMMIKSSENDKKAVVIGGGLLGLEAARGLLNLGMQVDVVHLMPDLMERQLDSIASSMLKAELESQGMNFLMEKETVEILGDERVTGLRFKDGSEIEAGLVVMAIGIKSNVKIAKNSGIYVNRGIVVNDFMETSIPHIYAVGECAEHREIVYGLVAPLYEQGKVLAHKICGLPVDPYKGSVTGTQLKVAGIDLYSAGEIVEDSSTKAIKVQNEFDGVYKKILIRDQNIVGVVLYGDTKDSTKLFRMLTKKEDVSGMTSVSLLQSETGEGGSGDVASMPNDELVCGCNGVTKGEIVEAIHKQGLTTLDQVSHCTNAGRSCGRCKPLVSQILAHTLGDQFDAAAAAKTSICGCTTLSREEVVAEIKAKSLTTVKEVMNVLGWNNEEGCTKCRPAINYYLGMIYKDEYKDDRDSRLVNEKIHANIQKDGTYSVVPRMYGGVTTAADLKKIAEVADKYDVPLVKLTGGQRIALFGVKKEDLPNVWADLDMPSGYAYGKTLRTVKTCVGAQFCRYGTQDSMALGIALEKKFERLDTPHKVKMGVSACPRNCSEAGIKDIGFVGIDGGWEIYVGGNGGVDLRPADLLYTVKTEEEVMEITGAYLQYYRETANYLERTSKWLERKGLDHVKEVLANAETRKALNERMDETLKKYNDPWTEAIQNEEIKDQYYAKHTIKVGE; encoded by the coding sequence ATGAAAAAATTAGTAATGATAGGAAACGGAATGGCGGGCATTAGAACCATTGAGGAAATTTTAAAATTGGCACCAGAACAATTTAAAATCACCATTTTTGGTAAAGAACCATATCCAAACTATAACCGGATTAAATTATCGAATATCCTGCAAGGGGACACAAGCTTTGAAGAAATTATCATGAATCCTCTGGACTGGTATCAAGAAAATCACATTCAGCTATATACAGGAGAAGCCGTGACAACAATCGATGTAGAGGCCAAACATGTCATTAGCGACCAAGGACGTGTTGTTGAGTTTGATGAATTGATTATTGCCACTGGATCTAAATCTTTTATTCTTCCAATTCCAGGTGCGGACAAACATGGAGTAACCGGATTTAGGGACATACAAGATTGTGAAATGATGATCAAATCATCTGAGAATGATAAAAAGGCAGTAGTTATTGGCGGCGGGCTTCTTGGACTTGAAGCAGCACGCGGATTACTTAACCTGGGGATGCAAGTAGATGTTGTTCATCTCATGCCGGACTTAATGGAGCGCCAGTTAGATTCTATAGCCTCATCTATGTTAAAAGCGGAGCTTGAGAGCCAGGGGATGAATTTCTTAATGGAAAAGGAAACCGTTGAAATCCTCGGCGATGAAAGAGTGACTGGTCTTCGCTTTAAAGACGGATCCGAAATCGAAGCGGGTCTTGTCGTGATGGCGATCGGGATTAAGTCCAATGTGAAAATCGCTAAAAACAGCGGAATTTATGTCAACCGAGGTATTGTTGTTAATGACTTTATGGAAACGAGCATTCCTCATATTTATGCTGTCGGTGAATGTGCGGAACACCGTGAAATCGTCTATGGATTAGTTGCGCCGTTATATGAACAAGGAAAGGTTCTCGCCCACAAAATTTGCGGCTTGCCTGTGGATCCATATAAAGGTTCAGTAACTGGAACCCAATTAAAGGTTGCAGGTATTGATCTTTACTCAGCGGGTGAAATCGTCGAAGACTCTTCAACAAAAGCTATTAAGGTTCAAAATGAATTTGATGGTGTTTATAAAAAGATTTTAATTCGCGATCAGAACATAGTTGGTGTGGTTTTATATGGGGATACGAAAGATAGCACAAAATTATTCCGAATGCTGACAAAGAAAGAAGATGTCAGCGGGATGACAAGTGTTTCCCTCCTCCAATCAGAAACTGGAGAAGGAGGCAGCGGAGATGTTGCTTCCATGCCTAATGATGAGTTAGTTTGCGGCTGTAATGGTGTTACAAAAGGGGAAATCGTTGAAGCCATTCATAAACAAGGCTTAACAACCCTTGATCAGGTAAGTCACTGTACAAATGCTGGGAGATCTTGCGGCCGCTGCAAACCGTTGGTCAGCCAAATTCTTGCTCATACACTTGGGGATCAATTTGATGCGGCTGCGGCCGCTAAGACGAGCATCTGCGGCTGTACTACCTTAAGCCGTGAGGAAGTGGTTGCCGAAATTAAAGCAAAAAGCTTAACCACCGTGAAGGAAGTTATGAATGTTCTAGGCTGGAACAATGAAGAAGGTTGTACAAAATGCCGTCCGGCCATAAACTACTATCTTGGCATGATTTATAAGGATGAATATAAAGATGATCGAGATTCCCGCCTTGTCAATGAAAAAATACATGCCAACATCCAAAAGGATGGTACCTATTCAGTTGTCCCAAGGATGTATGGCGGGGTAACAACTGCAGCCGATTTGAAAAAAATCGCAGAGGTCGCTGATAAATACGATGTACCGCTTGTAAAACTAACTGGAGGACAGCGGATTGCTTTGTTTGGTGTCAAAAAAGAAGACCTGCCAAATGTATGGGCGGACCTTGATATGCCATCAGGTTATGCATATGGAAAAACGTTAAGAACAGTCAAAACATGTGTTGGCGCTCAATTTTGCCGCTATGGCACTCAGGATTCAATGGCCCTTGGCATTGCCCTTGAGAAGAAATTTGAACGGCTTGATACACCGCACAAAGTAAAAATGGGCGTATCTGCCTGTCCGAGAAACTGCTCTGAAGCTGGAATCAAAGATATCGGCTTTGTCGGAATTGATGGCGGCTGGGAAATTTATGTAGGGGGCAACGGTGGTGTAGATCTTCGCCCAGCAGATTTATTATATACAGTGAAAACCGAAGAAGAAGTTATGGAAATAACCGGAGCCTACCTTCAATACTATCGTGAAACAGCCAATTACTTAGAAAGGACTTCTAAATGGCTGGAACGTAAGGGATTGGATCATGTGAAAGAGGTGCTGGCAAATGCCGAGACCCGCAAAGCACTAAATGAGCGAATGGATGAAACATTGAAAAAGTACAATGACCCTTGGACAGAAGCCATCCAAAATGAGGAAATTAAAGATCAATATTATGCAAAACACACTATCAAGGTTGGAGAGTGA
- the aceA gene encoding isocitrate lyase: protein MTDVRVAQLQESWEMDSRWKGITRPYTAEDVVKLRGSIDIEHTLAKKGAEKLWKLLNEEDYIHALGALTGNQAVQQVKAGLKAIYLSGWQVAADANLSGHMYPDQSLYPANSVPNVVKRINQALQRADQIHHGEGDHSIDWFAPIVADAEAGFGGQLNCFELMKGMIEAGASGVHFEDQLSSEKKCGHLGGKVLLPTQTAVRNLIAARLAADVMGVPTVLVARTDANAADLITSDIDMNDAPFITGERTTEGFFRTKAGIDQAISRGLAYARYADLIWCETSEPNIEEARRFAEAIHEKFPGKLLAYNCSPSFNWKKKLDEETIAKFQKELGEMGYKFQFVTLAGFHALNHSMFELARSYKEHGMAAYSELQQAEFSSEQYGYTATRHQREVGTGYFDQVSMVISGGTSSTTALKGSTEEEQFTGTK from the coding sequence ATGACGGATGTAAGAGTTGCTCAATTACAAGAAAGCTGGGAAATGGATTCACGTTGGAAAGGAATTACTAGACCATATACGGCTGAAGATGTGGTGAAGTTGCGCGGGTCCATTGATATTGAACATACATTAGCCAAAAAAGGTGCTGAAAAGCTTTGGAAGCTTTTAAATGAAGAAGATTACATCCATGCTCTCGGCGCTTTAACTGGAAATCAGGCTGTTCAGCAAGTGAAAGCTGGCTTGAAAGCTATTTACTTAAGCGGTTGGCAGGTGGCCGCAGATGCTAACCTTTCCGGACATATGTATCCGGACCAAAGTTTGTACCCAGCAAACAGTGTTCCAAATGTCGTTAAACGGATTAATCAGGCATTGCAGCGTGCCGACCAAATCCACCATGGAGAAGGTGATCACTCCATTGACTGGTTTGCCCCCATTGTGGCAGATGCTGAAGCAGGTTTTGGCGGTCAATTAAACTGCTTTGAGTTAATGAAAGGCATGATTGAAGCCGGCGCTTCAGGTGTTCATTTTGAGGATCAGTTGTCTTCCGAGAAAAAATGCGGTCACTTGGGCGGTAAAGTTCTTCTTCCGACACAAACTGCCGTCCGCAATCTTATTGCAGCACGTTTGGCCGCAGATGTTATGGGTGTCCCAACCGTATTAGTTGCTCGTACTGACGCAAATGCTGCAGATTTAATTACAAGCGATATCGATATGAATGATGCTCCGTTCATTACAGGAGAACGCACTACAGAGGGATTCTTCCGTACAAAGGCTGGAATTGATCAAGCCATCAGCCGCGGCTTAGCATATGCTCGATATGCAGACTTAATCTGGTGTGAAACTTCTGAACCAAACATTGAAGAAGCCCGTCGCTTTGCTGAGGCCATCCATGAAAAATTCCCTGGAAAATTGCTTGCCTACAACTGTTCCCCTTCCTTCAACTGGAAGAAGAAGCTTGATGAAGAAACAATCGCGAAATTCCAAAAAGAACTGGGGGAAATGGGATATAAGTTCCAATTCGTTACCCTTGCTGGTTTCCATGCATTGAACCACAGTATGTTTGAGCTTGCACGCAGTTATAAAGAACACGGCATGGCAGCGTATTCTGAATTGCAACAGGCGGAATTTTCCAGCGAGCAATACGGCTACACAGCCACCCGCCACCAGCGTGAAGTTGGTACAGGTTACTTCGATCAAGTATCCATGGTTATTTCTGGCGGAACCTCCTCTACTACTGCATTAAAAGGATCAACCGAAGAAGAACAATTTACAGGCACTAAATAA